One window of the Microvirga mediterraneensis genome contains the following:
- a CDS encoding methionine ABC transporter ATP-binding protein, with protein sequence MNAPLGYLGEQTAQRLIPAEPIVRLEKVSKTFPGRDGQPVTALQEIDLAVPQGSILGVIGRSGAGKSTLIRLVNGLEKPTSGKVIVDGADIAALPEAALRHARRSIGMIFQHFNLLSSRTAAQNIALPLEVAGYDKAAIRTRVDELLALVGLSDKRNRYPSELSGGQKQRVGIARALATKPKVLLSDEATSALDPETTRSILDLLGRINDELGLTILLITHEMAVIRNIAREVAVIEGGRIVEQGDVFEVFTRPQHEVTRSFLADESGRALPPYVQTRLTAEATPGSQAVVRIGFRGPHATDPILARLARDLDIETNILSGSVDEIAGRPFGTLVVGVPEQSLATTLDFLNKHGLDTEVLGHVA encoded by the coding sequence ATGAACGCCCCCCTTGGCTATCTCGGCGAACAGACCGCCCAGCGCCTGATCCCGGCGGAGCCCATCGTGCGCCTGGAGAAGGTGTCGAAGACCTTCCCGGGCCGCGACGGCCAGCCCGTGACCGCCCTGCAGGAGATCGACCTTGCCGTGCCCCAGGGCTCCATTCTCGGCGTGATCGGCCGGTCGGGCGCCGGCAAGTCGACCCTGATCCGCCTGGTGAACGGGCTCGAGAAGCCCACCTCCGGCAAGGTGATCGTCGACGGCGCCGATATCGCGGCCCTTCCCGAGGCGGCCCTGCGTCATGCCCGCCGCTCCATCGGCATGATCTTCCAGCATTTCAACCTGCTGTCCTCGCGCACGGCCGCCCAGAACATCGCCCTGCCGCTCGAGGTCGCGGGCTACGACAAGGCCGCGATCAGGACCCGGGTCGACGAGCTCCTGGCCCTGGTCGGCCTCTCGGACAAGCGCAACCGCTATCCGTCGGAACTCTCCGGCGGCCAGAAGCAGCGGGTCGGCATCGCCCGTGCGCTCGCCACCAAGCCGAAGGTTCTCCTGTCGGACGAGGCGACCTCTGCTCTCGACCCTGAGACCACCCGGTCGATCCTCGACCTGCTCGGCCGCATCAACGACGAGCTCGGCCTGACCATCCTGCTCATCACCCACGAGATGGCGGTGATCCGCAACATCGCCCGCGAGGTCGCGGTGATCGAAGGAGGCCGCATCGTCGAGCAGGGCGACGTCTTCGAGGTCTTCACCCGGCCGCAGCACGAGGTGACCCGCTCCTTCCTGGCCGATGAATCCGGCCGCGCGCTGCCGCCCTATGTGCAGACCAGGCTCACGGCCGAGGCGACGCCCGGCAGCCAAGCGGTCGTCCGCATCGGCTTCCGCGGTCCGCACGCGACGGATCCGATCCTCGCGCGGCTCGCCCGCGACCTCGACATCGAGACCAACATCCTCTCGGGCTCGGTGGACGAGATCGCAGGCCGGCCCTTCGGCACCCTCGTGGTCGGCGTGCCGGAGCAATCCCTCGCCACCACGCTCGATTTCCTCAACAAGCACGGTCTCGACACGGAGGTCCTCGGCCATGTCGCCTGA
- a CDS encoding methionine ABC transporter permease, which produces MSPEMIRLIANSTGETLYMVAVAAVIATILGLPLGVFLATSGKGELFAAPWVNRVLGVVVNATRSTPFIILVVAIIPFTRLIAGTSIGTNAAIVPLTIAATPFIARLIEGAIREVDQGLIEAARAFGATPIQIVRKVLIPEALPGIVLGLTLAVVSLLGFSAMVGAVGGGGLGDLGIRYGYQRFMPEMMLAVVVVLIVLVQAVQSIGDRLARRLNKRIRHA; this is translated from the coding sequence ATGTCGCCTGAGATGATCCGCCTCATCGCCAATTCCACCGGCGAAACCCTCTACATGGTCGCGGTCGCGGCCGTGATCGCCACCATCCTGGGCCTGCCGCTCGGCGTGTTCCTCGCCACCTCCGGCAAGGGCGAGCTCTTCGCCGCCCCCTGGGTGAACCGCGTCCTCGGCGTCGTGGTCAACGCCACGCGCTCCACGCCCTTCATCATCCTGGTCGTCGCGATCATCCCCTTCACGCGCCTGATCGCCGGCACCTCCATCGGCACCAATGCGGCCATCGTGCCGCTGACCATCGCGGCCACGCCCTTCATCGCGCGCCTCATCGAAGGCGCGATCCGCGAGGTGGACCAGGGGCTGATCGAGGCCGCGCGCGCCTTCGGGGCGACACCGATCCAGATCGTGCGCAAGGTGCTGATCCCGGAAGCACTGCCCGGCATCGTGCTCGGCCTCACGCTCGCGGTCGTGTCGCTGCTGGGCTTCTCGGCCATGGTGGGCGCGGTTGGCGGCGGCGGCCTCGGCGACCTCGGCATCCGCTACGGCTACCAGCGCTTCATGCCCGAGATGATGCTCGCCGTCGTGGTGGTGCTCATCGTCCTCGTCCAGGCCGTGCAGAGCATCGGCGACCGCCTCGCCCGCCGCCTCAACAAGCGCATCCGCCACGCCTGA
- a CDS encoding MetQ/NlpA family ABC transporter substrate-binding protein, which produces MSLKKLGLVALFSLAALPALAQQTQPLRIGATPGPHAQILEAVKPIAAKKGLDLKIVEFSDYVVPNTALAGGDIEANSFQNQPYLDNQVADRGFKIESVALTVNFPIGIYSKKHKSLDALPSGATISIPNDPTNGGRALILLQDKGLIKLKEGTGYKPTPLDVTDNPKKIKFVEIEAAQGPRVLDDVDASIINTNYATSGGLDPVKDPIARENPKGPYVNIIAVRSEDKDKPWVKALVESYHTPEVKKFIEEKFKGSVLTSW; this is translated from the coding sequence ATGTCCCTCAAGAAACTGGGCCTCGTCGCCCTCTTCTCGCTCGCCGCCCTGCCCGCTCTCGCGCAGCAGACGCAGCCCCTCCGCATAGGCGCCACGCCCGGCCCGCACGCGCAGATCCTCGAAGCCGTGAAGCCGATTGCCGCCAAGAAGGGTCTCGACCTCAAGATCGTCGAGTTCTCGGATTACGTGGTGCCGAATACGGCCCTGGCCGGCGGTGACATCGAGGCGAACTCGTTCCAGAACCAGCCCTATCTCGACAATCAGGTGGCCGATCGCGGTTTCAAGATCGAGAGCGTCGCGCTCACCGTGAACTTCCCGATCGGGATCTACTCGAAGAAGCACAAGAGCCTCGATGCGCTCCCGAGCGGCGCGACGATCTCGATCCCGAACGATCCGACCAACGGTGGCCGCGCCCTCATCCTTCTGCAGGACAAGGGCCTGATCAAGCTGAAGGAAGGCACCGGCTACAAGCCCACGCCGCTCGATGTCACGGACAATCCGAAGAAGATCAAGTTCGTCGAGATCGAAGCCGCCCAGGGGCCGCGCGTGCTCGACGACGTGGATGCCTCGATCATCAACACCAATTACGCGACGTCCGGCGGGCTCGATCCGGTGAAGGATCCGATCGCCCGTGAGAACCCGAAAGGTCCTTACGTGAACATCATCGCAGTGCGCAGCGAAGACAAGGACAAGCCCTGGGTGAAGGCCCTCGTCGAATCCTATCACACCCCCGAGGTGAAGAAGTTCATCGAGGAGAAGTTCAAAGGCTCCGTGCTGACGAGCTGGTAA
- a CDS encoding ABC transporter substrate-binding protein — protein sequence MRLSLLGLALTTTLCAAPIAAQAQTPITIYCSILEEQCRVGVAAFEKATGAKATMVRKSTGETLAQIRAEASNPRADVWWGGPGDSHIQAAEEGLTVEYKSPKLPELHDWAQRFAEQAGYRATGTYLGALGIGYNTKVLESRGLQEPKCWADLLDPKYRDEVQVSDPNSSGTAYVFLASLVQLMGEDKAFDYMKSLHKNVNQYTKSGAAPVKAVALGETGIAIAFMHDMVTMIAEGAPVKTLAPCEGTGYETGSISVVKGGKNTETAQKFVDWALSAEAQKLVGADLKIYSIASNKNAPVSPDAPKLSEMKLINYDTAKYGSVAERTRLLKKWDAEVKSAPK from the coding sequence ATGCGACTGTCACTGTTGGGCTTGGCCCTCACGACGACCCTCTGCGCCGCGCCCATAGCCGCTCAGGCCCAGACGCCGATCACCATCTACTGCTCCATCCTCGAAGAGCAGTGCCGCGTCGGCGTCGCTGCCTTCGAGAAGGCGACGGGCGCGAAGGCCACGATGGTGCGCAAGAGCACCGGCGAAACGCTCGCCCAGATCAGAGCCGAAGCCTCGAATCCACGCGCCGACGTGTGGTGGGGCGGTCCCGGCGATTCCCATATCCAGGCGGCCGAGGAAGGGCTGACGGTCGAATACAAGTCGCCCAAGCTGCCGGAGCTGCACGATTGGGCTCAGCGCTTCGCCGAGCAGGCCGGGTACCGCGCGACGGGAACCTATCTCGGCGCCCTCGGGATCGGCTACAACACGAAGGTGCTCGAAAGCCGAGGACTGCAGGAGCCGAAATGCTGGGCGGATCTGCTCGATCCGAAATACCGCGACGAAGTGCAGGTCTCCGATCCGAACTCGTCCGGCACGGCCTATGTCTTCCTGGCCTCGCTCGTTCAGCTCATGGGCGAGGACAAGGCCTTCGACTACATGAAGAGCCTGCACAAGAACGTCAATCAATACACCAAGTCGGGCGCCGCTCCGGTCAAGGCCGTGGCGCTGGGCGAAACCGGAATCGCCATCGCGTTCATGCACGACATGGTGACGATGATCGCCGAGGGAGCCCCGGTCAAAACCCTCGCCCCCTGCGAGGGCACGGGCTACGAGACCGGCTCCATCTCCGTCGTGAAGGGCGGAAAGAACACGGAAACGGCGCAGAAGTTCGTCGATTGGGCGCTCTCGGCCGAAGCGCAGAAACTCGTGGGCGCCGACCTCAAGATCTACTCCATCGCGTCCAACAAGAACGCGCCGGTTTCTCCGGATGCGCCGAAGCTCTCGGAGATGAAGCTGATCAACTACGACACGGCCAAATACGGTTCCGTGGCGGAGCGGACGCGCCTGCTCAAGAAGTGGGACGCGGAGGTCAAGTCGGCGCCCAAATAG
- a CDS encoding flavodoxin family protein produces MSVPEARKGTPDPTLDQAEFRKRFLQQFQDPAYEPLAGELQRVADAAWDAYSHHRKSPRTRKAGPGFADPDYDLAVDWIAAKEAIDLAQKRHEDPKAPSRFLLISASSRSEHTCPGEMSKSYRLVEIAHQVLASAENTEVEVLELSRLTSEYGRHIHPCKACFSTAAALCHWPCSCYPNYSLGQTQDWMNDIYPKWVEAHGVMIVTPVNWYQVSSPLKLMMDRLVCADGGNPDPTSTQGKKTDLAKGLEVKGWDYPKHLEGRLFSVLVHGDAEGAGGVRRSLSDWLRAMDLESAGGAAEFERYIGYWKPYATSHEELDRDQAVQDEVRNAAWTLLEAVKAKREGKLVSAGKTLKEPRQK; encoded by the coding sequence TTGTCCGTCCCAGAAGCGCGGAAGGGTACGCCCGATCCGACCCTCGACCAGGCCGAGTTCCGCAAACGGTTTCTCCAGCAGTTTCAGGACCCTGCCTATGAGCCTCTGGCAGGCGAGCTTCAGCGGGTCGCCGATGCGGCCTGGGATGCCTACAGCCATCACAGGAAGAGCCCCAGGACCCGCAAGGCGGGCCCCGGCTTCGCCGATCCCGACTACGATCTCGCGGTCGATTGGATCGCCGCGAAGGAGGCGATCGACCTTGCGCAGAAGCGGCACGAGGATCCGAAGGCCCCATCCCGGTTCCTCCTGATCTCGGCCTCGTCGCGCAGCGAACACACCTGTCCGGGCGAGATGTCCAAGAGCTACCGTCTCGTGGAGATCGCCCATCAGGTTCTCGCCAGCGCCGAAAACACCGAGGTTGAAGTGCTGGAATTGAGCCGTCTCACCTCCGAGTACGGCCGACACATCCACCCTTGCAAGGCCTGCTTCTCGACGGCGGCCGCTTTGTGCCACTGGCCCTGTTCCTGCTATCCCAATTACTCGCTAGGACAGACGCAGGACTGGATGAACGACATCTACCCGAAATGGGTGGAAGCCCACGGCGTCATGATCGTCACCCCGGTCAACTGGTATCAGGTCTCGTCGCCCTTGAAGCTGATGATGGATCGGCTCGTCTGTGCCGATGGCGGCAATCCGGATCCGACGTCGACCCAGGGCAAGAAGACGGATCTCGCGAAAGGTCTCGAAGTGAAGGGCTGGGACTATCCCAAGCACCTGGAAGGCCGTCTCTTCTCCGTCCTCGTTCACGGCGACGCGGAGGGCGCGGGCGGCGTTCGCCGCAGCCTGTCCGACTGGCTGCGCGCCATGGATCTCGAATCGGCCGGAGGGGCCGCGGAGTTCGAGCGTTACATCGGCTATTGGAAGCCCTACGCCACCAGTCATGAAGAGCTCGACCGGGACCAGGCTGTGCAGGACGAGGTGCGCAACGCCGCATGGACACTGTTGGAGGCTGTGAAGGCGAAGCGGGAGGGGAAGCTCGTCTCTGCCGGCAAAACCTTGAAGGAGCCCCGGCAGAAATAG
- a CDS encoding aldo/keto reductase — translation MPTIPTVRLNDGNAMPQLGYGVWRVSNEEAASVVGEAIRAGYRSIDTATIYGNEEGVGQAIEAAPVSREELFITTKVWNDRHGYDNTLRAFDESLARLRLDHVDLYLIHWPVAGSEAYLDTWRALIQLKQDGRAKSIGVSNFMVPHLQRLIGETGVTPSVNQIELHPGFQQRELREFHAANGIATEAWSPLGQGTLLENEDLVALARKFNKTPAQIILRWHLDNGFIAIPKSVTPSRIRENLDIFDFVMDAEDVRTIVRLDDANGRVGPDPAVFG, via the coding sequence ATGCCGACCATACCGACTGTCCGCCTGAACGATGGAAACGCCATGCCGCAACTGGGCTACGGCGTCTGGCGGGTCTCCAACGAGGAAGCCGCGAGCGTCGTCGGCGAGGCCATCAGGGCCGGATACCGCTCCATCGACACGGCCACCATCTACGGCAACGAGGAAGGCGTGGGACAGGCCATCGAGGCCGCGCCCGTCTCCCGCGAGGAACTCTTCATCACCACGAAGGTGTGGAACGACCGCCACGGCTACGACAACACCCTGCGGGCCTTCGACGAGAGCCTCGCGCGCCTCAGGCTCGATCATGTCGATCTCTATCTCATCCACTGGCCGGTCGCGGGCAGCGAAGCCTATCTCGATACATGGCGCGCGCTGATCCAGCTGAAGCAGGATGGCCGCGCGAAATCCATCGGCGTGTCGAACTTCATGGTGCCGCACCTGCAGCGGCTGATCGGCGAAACCGGCGTGACGCCGTCCGTCAACCAGATCGAACTGCATCCGGGCTTCCAGCAGAGGGAACTGCGCGAGTTCCATGCGGCGAACGGGATCGCGACCGAGGCCTGGAGCCCGCTCGGCCAGGGAACGCTTCTCGAAAATGAAGACCTCGTCGCCCTGGCGCGCAAGTTCAACAAGACGCCGGCTCAGATCATCCTTCGCTGGCATCTCGACAACGGTTTCATCGCGATCCCCAAGTCCGTCACGCCGTCCCGCATCCGCGAGAACCTGGACATCTTCGATTTCGTGATGGATGCGGAAGATGTGCGCACCATCGTCAGGCTCGACGATGCCAACGGCCGCGTCGGCCCGGACCCCGCCGTCTTTGGCTGA
- a CDS encoding anti-sigma factor has product MTGERPIGEDDLQAFVDGRLPPPRREAVEAYLVEHPATAELVGREIEHREALRARLAFKAREPIPSRLRVANLVAARRRSPLVRPAAVAAVLAWLAIGGVLGAWGGVWWASRAQRQAEAVSVADNAIAAHRIYVSERLHPVEVPAEQEAHLVQWLSRRVGKPLTAPNLNAQGYRLIGGRLLPDSGEAAALFMYENGGGNRLTLYARSGDEARTSFQFEERDGVSAFSWIENGLSYVVTAKAQRAQLLPIAEAIYRQFEAVGDPVKGRL; this is encoded by the coding sequence GTGACGGGCGAGCGACCCATCGGAGAAGACGACCTGCAGGCCTTCGTGGACGGCAGGCTCCCGCCGCCCCGGCGCGAGGCGGTGGAGGCATATCTCGTCGAGCATCCGGCAACGGCCGAGCTGGTGGGGCGAGAGATCGAGCATCGGGAAGCCCTTCGCGCGAGGCTCGCCTTCAAGGCGCGGGAGCCTATCCCCTCGCGCCTGCGCGTCGCCAACCTCGTGGCGGCTCGACGCCGTTCCCCGCTGGTGCGCCCTGCCGCTGTCGCGGCCGTTCTGGCATGGCTCGCCATCGGGGGCGTTCTGGGCGCCTGGGGCGGCGTCTGGTGGGCGTCGCGCGCGCAGAGGCAGGCTGAGGCCGTGAGCGTTGCCGACAACGCCATCGCGGCGCATCGCATCTATGTCAGCGAGCGGTTGCACCCCGTGGAAGTTCCCGCCGAGCAGGAGGCGCATCTCGTGCAATGGCTGTCGCGCCGGGTGGGGAAGCCGCTGACGGCGCCGAACCTGAACGCCCAGGGCTATCGTCTCATCGGCGGGCGGTTGCTGCCCGACAGCGGCGAGGCGGCGGCGCTCTTCATGTACGAGAATGGGGGCGGAAACCGCCTGACGCTGTATGCGCGCTCGGGAGACGAGGCGCGGACGTCGTTCCAGTTCGAGGAGCGGGACGGCGTCTCGGCGTTCTCCTGGATCGAGAATGGCCTGTCCTACGTGGTCACGGCGAAAGCCCAGCGCGCGCAGCTCCTGCCCATCGCCGAGGCGATCTACAGGCAGTTCGAGGCCGTAGGCGACCCCGTGAAGGGCCGCCTGTAG
- a CDS encoding RNA polymerase sigma factor, with protein sequence MDEIATLLEPQIPGLRRYAWALLRDGEAADDLVQDTLERAISRWHQRRDGDLRAWLFAIQRNLFINALRRRKAHGTRVGEDALNDVQAPDMSPEGHAGLHDVLRGLDALPEEQRSILLLVGVEDLSYEQAAQVLDIPLGTVMSRLSRARARLREYMENGRSAVLRRVK encoded by the coding sequence TTGGACGAGATCGCCACCCTTCTCGAGCCGCAGATTCCGGGCCTGCGTCGCTACGCCTGGGCCCTGCTGCGCGATGGCGAGGCGGCGGACGATCTCGTCCAGGACACCCTGGAGCGTGCGATCAGCCGCTGGCACCAGCGGCGCGACGGCGATTTAAGGGCCTGGCTTTTCGCGATTCAGCGCAACCTATTCATCAACGCCCTTCGCCGGCGCAAGGCGCATGGCACGCGCGTCGGTGAGGACGCGCTGAACGACGTTCAGGCGCCCGACATGAGCCCGGAAGGCCATGCGGGCCTGCACGACGTCCTGAGGGGGCTCGATGCCCTGCCGGAGGAGCAGCGCTCCATCCTGCTGCTGGTCGGCGTCGAGGACCTGTCCTACGAGCAGGCCGCGCAGGTGCTGGATATTCCGCTCGGCACGGTGATGTCCCGCCTGAGCCGCGCGCGGGCGCGCCTGAGGGAATACATGGAGAACGGGCGCAGCGCCGTCTTGAGGAGAGTGAAGTGA
- a CDS encoding COG4315 family predicted lipoprotein, giving the protein MKLFLRPALVAGALVAASVALAQTAAPAKVADTSKGKALVDAKGMTLYTFDRDTAGKSACNGQCAQNWPPLMAAGGAAASGDWSVVTRDDGSKQWAYKGKPLYLWVKDTKPGEVTGDGVNNVWHVATP; this is encoded by the coding sequence ATGAAGCTGTTTCTGCGTCCCGCCCTTGTGGCCGGAGCCCTCGTCGCCGCATCCGTCGCGCTCGCCCAGACCGCGGCCCCCGCGAAGGTGGCCGATACGAGCAAGGGCAAGGCCCTCGTCGATGCAAAGGGCATGACCCTCTACACCTTCGACCGCGACACGGCCGGCAAGTCCGCCTGCAACGGCCAATGCGCCCAGAACTGGCCGCCCCTCATGGCGGCAGGTGGCGCCGCCGCATCGGGCGACTGGAGCGTGGTGACCCGGGACGACGGCTCCAAGCAATGGGCCTATAAGGGCAAGCCGCTCTACCTCTGGGTCAAGGACACCAAGCCGGGTGAGGTCACGGGCGACGGCGTCAACAATGTCTGGCACGTCGCGACGCCGTAA
- a CDS encoding VOC family protein: MKPNSSLSTRSLRCILAGLGLLLAALVISDLSSAQAQSAATSRPSSTSIRTPDFDETLSWYQDKLGFRLIGSENFVQGRRAVLERSGFLLEVTEVDHLLQQDQDPDATGGVAVTRLPVISLIVPDVDKEVSRLRKAGVDILQAPEDELDGRFRTAQIRDNGRHRIELREPIDENGFNAMGR, translated from the coding sequence GTGAAACCCAATTCCTCACTCTCGACCCGATCGCTGCGCTGCATCCTGGCCGGCCTGGGTCTCCTCCTCGCGGCCCTCGTCATCTCGGATTTGTCTTCGGCTCAGGCGCAATCGGCGGCGACCTCGCGTCCCAGCTCCACCTCCATCCGGACGCCGGATTTCGACGAGACCCTGAGCTGGTACCAGGACAAGCTCGGGTTTCGGCTGATCGGCTCCGAGAATTTCGTGCAGGGACGCAGGGCCGTTCTGGAGCGCAGCGGCTTTCTCCTGGAAGTGACCGAAGTCGATCATTTGCTGCAGCAGGATCAGGATCCCGATGCGACCGGCGGTGTCGCGGTCACGCGGTTGCCGGTCATCAGCCTTATCGTTCCCGATGTGGACAAGGAGGTTTCTCGTCTGCGCAAGGCCGGAGTCGACATCCTTCAAGCCCCCGAGGACGAACTCGACGGCCGCTTCCGGACGGCGCAGATCCGCGACAACGGCCGCCATCGCATCGAGCTGCGCGAGCCCATCGACGAGAACGGCTTCAACGCGATGGGCCGGTGA
- a CDS encoding MarR family winged helix-turn-helix transcriptional regulator, protein MRVFAVAQDVQEPSDAVTDAWVRLIRAQRDVVGRIEAEMKCAGFPPLTWYDVLLHLKRRSDGRASPREIEDAVLFEQYNLSRLLDRMETEGLVRRIPYPGDRRRQLVEITEEGRLLQRRMWSVYGPAISRFVGGRLSDGEAEQLAALLLKLMHSENA, encoded by the coding sequence ATGAGGGTCTTTGCCGTGGCGCAAGATGTGCAGGAGCCGTCGGATGCGGTGACCGATGCCTGGGTCCGCCTCATCCGGGCGCAGAGGGATGTGGTCGGCCGGATCGAGGCGGAAATGAAATGCGCCGGTTTCCCGCCCCTGACCTGGTACGATGTGCTCCTGCACCTGAAGCGCCGGTCCGATGGCCGTGCCTCGCCGCGGGAAATCGAGGACGCGGTGCTCTTCGAGCAGTACAACCTGTCCCGCCTCCTGGACCGGATGGAGACTGAAGGCCTTGTGCGCCGCATACCCTATCCCGGCGACAGGCGGCGCCAGCTCGTGGAGATCACGGAGGAAGGGCGCCTGCTCCAGCGGCGCATGTGGAGCGTCTACGGCCCGGCCATCAGCCGCTTCGTCGGCGGAAGGCTCTCCGATGGGGAGGCGGAGCAGCTCGCGGCCCTCCTGCTGAAGCTGATGCATTCCGAGAATGCCTGA
- the gstA gene encoding glutathione transferase GstA, producing MKLYYTPGACSLAPHIVAREAGLPVTLVKVDLAKHLTETGENFRAINPKGYVPAVALQDGSLLTEAAAIIQYLADQQPGTGLAPANGTTERYRLIEWITFISSEIHKGFGPLWNPATPDAMKAATKDRLANRFAYLDEVLGKQPFLMGETFTIADAYLFTVVNWTNVHQIDISSFKNLSAFMARVAERPKVQEALVAEGLKQAA from the coding sequence ATGAAGCTTTACTACACCCCCGGCGCCTGCTCGCTCGCTCCCCATATCGTGGCCCGTGAAGCCGGCCTTCCGGTCACTCTCGTGAAGGTGGACCTCGCAAAGCACCTCACCGAGACCGGCGAGAACTTCCGCGCCATCAACCCCAAGGGCTATGTGCCGGCCGTCGCCTTGCAGGACGGCTCCCTGCTCACGGAGGCGGCCGCGATCATCCAGTATCTCGCCGACCAGCAGCCCGGCACAGGCCTCGCCCCCGCCAACGGCACGACGGAGCGCTACCGCCTGATCGAGTGGATCACCTTCATCAGCTCCGAGATCCACAAGGGTTTCGGTCCGCTCTGGAACCCCGCTACTCCGGACGCCATGAAGGCCGCCACGAAGGACCGTCTCGCCAACCGCTTCGCCTATCTCGACGAAGTCCTGGGCAAGCAGCCCTTCCTGATGGGCGAGACCTTCACGATCGCCGACGCCTATCTCTTCACGGTCGTGAACTGGACGAACGTCCACCAGATCGACATCTCGTCGTTCAAGAACCTGAGCGCCTTCATGGCCCGCGTGGCCGAGCGCCCGAAGGTGCAGGAAGCGCTCGTGGCCGAAGGCCTGAAGCAGGCGGCCTAA